Proteins from one Deinococcus apachensis DSM 19763 genomic window:
- a CDS encoding SDR family NAD(P)-dependent oxidoreductase, producing MTTLTPSTTGILDLFRLDGRHALVTGGAQGIGLEIARGLAEAGARVTVADLNPDVGEGAARNLGGAFEVLNVTDPEAVRALAGRLPDVDILVNNAGVVRNTPAEDTDDDDWRAVMGVNLDGVYWCCREFGRNMLARGRGSIVSTASMSGLISNHPQPQAAYNASKAAVIHLTRSLAGEWAGRGVRVNAVAPGYTATPLTKRGLETPEWASVWLSETPMGRLAEPREIAPAVLFLASDAASFVTGHTLVVDGGYTVW from the coding sequence ATGACCACCCTCACCCCCTCCACCACTGGCATCCTCGACCTCTTCCGGCTGGACGGGAGGCACGCCCTTGTCACGGGGGGCGCGCAGGGCATCGGCCTGGAGATCGCGCGGGGACTGGCCGAGGCCGGGGCGCGCGTGACGGTCGCGGACCTGAACCCGGATGTGGGCGAGGGCGCGGCCCGCAATCTGGGCGGCGCGTTCGAGGTCTTGAACGTGACGGACCCGGAGGCGGTTCGGGCACTGGCCGGGCGACTCCCCGACGTGGACATCCTCGTGAACAACGCTGGAGTCGTCCGCAACACTCCCGCCGAGGACACCGACGACGACGACTGGCGGGCTGTGATGGGCGTCAACCTGGACGGCGTGTACTGGTGCTGCCGGGAGTTCGGCAGAAACATGCTTGCGCGGGGACGGGGCAGCATCGTCAGCACCGCAAGCATGAGCGGCTTAATCAGTAACCACCCGCAGCCGCAGGCGGCGTACAACGCCTCGAAGGCCGCCGTCATCCACCTCACCCGTTCCCTCGCGGGCGAGTGGGCAGGGCGGGGGGTGCGCGTGAACGCGGTCGCGCCGGGCTATACCGCGACCCCGCTGACGAAGCGTGGCCTCGAAACTCCCGAATGGGCGAGCGTGTGGCTGAGCGAAACGCCGATGGGCCGCCTCGCCGAGCCGCGCGAGATCGCCCCGGCCGTGCTGTTCCTCGCCAGCGACGCCGCGAGCTTCGTCACCGGGCACACCCTCGTTGTGGACGGCGGGTACACGGTGTGGTGA
- a CDS encoding NAD(P)-dependent alcohol dehydrogenase: MTTPGSRSARTSVLHGTRDLRWETREVAAPGPRQVRVQVRRIGVCGSDVHYYTYGRIGEFVVEAPLVLGHEVMGVVDAVGEGVTHVKPGDRVALEPGYPCRRCAYCKRGEYNLCPGMTFMATPPIHGALAEHVIWPDDFAFKLPDAISDDAGALIEPLAVGVWAARKGAVSPGQSVAVFGAGPIGCTTLQAARAAGATTLIAVDLEDFRLDLARKVGATHTINARVENSLARLRDITRGDLPLSHAGVAVAFETAGSLPTTRLSLAAPRPGGTTVLVGLPPDPEVSLDIVSAASREVSIRGVFRYANCYPAAIALVESGAVNLDALVTHRYTFDRTPEAFEFADREKRTSMKVMIDVG; encoded by the coding sequence ATGACAACCCCCGGTTCCCGCTCCGCCCGCACCAGCGTCCTTCACGGCACCCGCGACCTGCGCTGGGAGACGCGCGAGGTGGCGGCGCCTGGCCCCCGCCAGGTCCGTGTACAGGTGCGGCGCATCGGCGTGTGTGGCAGCGACGTTCACTACTACACGTACGGCAGGATTGGGGAGTTCGTGGTGGAGGCCCCGCTCGTCCTCGGCCACGAGGTCATGGGTGTGGTGGACGCGGTCGGCGAGGGCGTGACCCACGTGAAGCCCGGCGACCGGGTGGCGCTGGAACCCGGCTATCCCTGCCGCCGCTGCGCCTACTGCAAGCGGGGCGAGTACAACCTCTGCCCGGGGATGACCTTCATGGCGACGCCGCCCATCCACGGGGCGCTGGCCGAGCACGTGATCTGGCCGGACGACTTCGCCTTCAAGCTTCCTGATGCGATCAGCGACGACGCCGGTGCACTCATCGAGCCCCTGGCCGTGGGCGTCTGGGCGGCGCGCAAGGGGGCGGTCTCACCCGGGCAGAGCGTCGCGGTCTTCGGGGCCGGGCCTATCGGCTGCACGACCCTGCAAGCGGCGAGGGCGGCGGGAGCGACGACCCTGATTGCCGTCGATTTGGAGGATTTCCGGCTCGACCTGGCGCGGAAAGTTGGGGCAACGCACACGATCAATGCGCGGGTGGAGAACTCCCTCGCCCGTCTCCGGGACATTACCCGGGGTGACCTCCCGCTCTCACATGCCGGGGTGGCCGTGGCCTTCGAGACGGCGGGGAGCCTGCCGACCACCCGCCTGAGCCTCGCCGCACCTCGTCCGGGCGGAACGACCGTGCTGGTGGGCTTGCCACCCGACCCCGAGGTCAGCCTGGACATCGTGAGCGCGGCCAGCCGGGAGGTGAGCATCCGGGGCGTGTTCCGCTACGCGAACTGCTACCCAGCGGCCATCGCGCTTGTGGAGAGCGGGGCGGTGAACCTCGACGCCCTGGTGACGCACCGCTACACCTTCGACCGGACGCCGGAGGCCTTCGAGTTCGCCGACCGCGAGAAGCGGACCAGCATGAAGGTCATGATCGACGTGGGCTGA
- a CDS encoding toxic anion resistance protein: MSADKPEPLTPPESLLNAPAAVPQVPAQEAPDMVPLSPEDRARLDTMARAFVEDVLHAGTHSPEFKRKLDAVHDLGAPEQRAAAQVSSRMLERPLRATRAGALAEGSDILKGLTDLRRTVEDLDPSRTPTMRGFFGKLPGGRKAQNALDRYQSAQSHLNAILETLYRSQDELRRDNASIETEKVHLWETMQKLRQYAHVGKAVDDALTQRLALLESTDPEKARLVREELLFAVRQRVTDLLTQLAVGIQGYLALDLVRRNNLELIKGVDRATTTTVSALRTAIMVAQALGTQQAVLGQVTALNDTTGRMIGSTASLLRQQSTEIQKQAGSATVDPQVIQNAFREVYGALDAISTYRTQALDRFKDTIQVLSREVGQAQTYLDRERQSAAREVAQGLNVTERGDLKL, from the coding sequence ATGAGTGCTGATAAACCCGAGCCGCTGACGCCCCCCGAGTCGCTGCTGAACGCCCCGGCGGCGGTGCCCCAGGTTCCGGCGCAGGAGGCTCCCGACATGGTGCCCCTCTCCCCCGAGGACCGCGCGCGGCTGGACACGATGGCGCGGGCCTTTGTCGAGGACGTGCTGCACGCGGGCACCCACAGCCCGGAGTTCAAGCGCAAGCTTGACGCCGTGCATGATCTCGGCGCCCCGGAGCAGCGGGCAGCGGCGCAGGTGTCGAGCCGGATGCTGGAGCGCCCCCTGCGAGCCACCCGTGCCGGAGCCCTGGCCGAGGGCAGCGACATCCTGAAGGGCCTGACTGACCTGCGCCGCACGGTGGAGGACCTCGACCCCAGCCGCACGCCCACCATGCGCGGCTTTTTCGGCAAACTGCCGGGGGGGCGCAAGGCCCAGAACGCGCTCGACCGTTACCAGAGCGCCCAGAGTCACCTCAACGCCATTCTGGAGACGCTCTACCGCTCCCAGGACGAGTTGAGGCGCGACAACGCCAGCATCGAGACGGAAAAGGTCCACCTCTGGGAGACCATGCAGAAGCTGCGCCAGTACGCCCACGTCGGCAAAGCGGTGGACGACGCCCTCACGCAGCGGCTGGCCCTGCTGGAGAGCACCGACCCCGAAAAGGCCCGCCTCGTGCGTGAGGAACTGCTCTTCGCGGTCCGCCAGCGCGTCACCGACCTGCTGACCCAGCTCGCGGTGGGGATTCAGGGCTACCTCGCGCTCGATCTGGTGCGGCGCAACAACCTCGAACTCATCAAGGGGGTGGACCGGGCGACGACGACCACGGTGAGTGCCCTCAGGACGGCGATCATGGTCGCGCAGGCGCTCGGCACCCAACAAGCGGTGCTGGGGCAGGTCACGGCGCTGAATGACACGACGGGCCGCATGATCGGCTCGACCGCCAGCCTGCTCCGGCAGCAGTCCACCGAGATTCAGAAGCAGGCCGGAAGCGCAACGGTGGACCCGCAGGTCATCCAGAACGCCTTCCGCGAGGTGTACGGGGCGCTCGACGCGATCAGCACCTACCGCACCCAGGCGCTCGACCGCTTCAAGGACACCATTCAGGTGCTGAGCCGCGAGGTTGGCCAGGCCCAGACCTACCTCGACCGCGAGCGCCAGAGCGCCGCACGCGAGGTGGCGCAGGGGTTGAACGTGACCGAGAGGGGCGACCTGAAGCTTTGA
- a CDS encoding uridine kinase, whose translation MTVRARLIHDLAGRLDVQPARPVLRVAVDGVDGAGKTTFADELAAALRERGRSVIRASVDGFHALREARYRRGRTSPEGFYRDSYNYPGLRSALLNPLGPGGSGRYRTAIFDHVTDSPVEMPEFAATDGSILILDGLFLHRPELRDVWDDSVFLHVDFEVSVPRGAACRPGYGSPDPQAESNRRYVEGNRLYFREAEPQRHAGVVVDHNDLNNPCFLPGRDAGD comes from the coding sequence TTGACCGTTCGCGCCCGGCTTATACACGACCTGGCGGGGCGGCTGGACGTCCAACCTGCCCGCCCCGTGCTGCGCGTCGCCGTGGACGGGGTGGACGGCGCGGGCAAGACGACTTTCGCGGACGAACTCGCCGCCGCGCTGCGCGAGCGGGGTCGAAGCGTCATCCGCGCCTCGGTGGACGGCTTTCACGCACTACGGGAGGCGCGTTACCGCCGGGGCCGCACCTCCCCCGAAGGTTTCTACCGTGACTCCTACAATTATCCGGGACTGCGGTCGGCGCTGCTCAATCCGCTGGGGCCAGGTGGGTCGGGGCGTTACCGAACCGCGATCTTCGACCACGTGACCGACTCGCCCGTGGAGATGCCGGAATTCGCGGCGACGGACGGCAGCATCCTCATCCTCGATGGCCTGTTCCTGCACCGCCCGGAGTTGAGGGACGTGTGGGACGACTCGGTGTTCCTGCACGTGGACTTTGAGGTCTCGGTGCCCCGTGGCGCCGCTTGTAGACCGGGATACGGGTCCCCCGACCCTCAGGCCGAATCGAACCGCCGCTACGTGGAGGGCAACCGCCTGTACTTCCGGGAGGCCGAGCCGCAGCGGCACGCGGGCGTGGTGGTGGACCACAACGATCTGAACAACCCCTGTTTCCTGCCGGGCAGGGATGCCGGGGATTGA
- a CDS encoding phosphotransferase family protein has product MPGIDERDARAVLGPSARFLASGATCVAFTDGRRVVRLAALNGREATRLNVDAAIRTALRSSGVPTPEALEVGLLPSGRAFTVDTLAGGDGSGPSPAGWADLGGALAVLHALPHRGYGLLEDRADAFQGLASTPASGLRTRLEEAWPFGETDLKAHPLVAAAPDLAGPLAGLEGDLRDVIGGRTALCHTDLHGEQFRWREGRLAALPDFGDAAIGPPAWDVASLAYFHGWSVAEEVARAAALPCGREAALFGLLLAFHRASRAVTLRHPARTTEAVAFARGCLARLAGRRFSPHERPANRA; this is encoded by the coding sequence ATGCCGGGGATTGACGAACGGGACGCGCGGGCGGTCCTGGGCCCTTCCGCACGGTTCCTGGCGTCCGGGGCGACCTGCGTTGCATTCACGGATGGGCGCCGGGTGGTGCGGCTGGCCGCCCTGAATGGCCGGGAAGCCACGCGATTGAACGTAGACGCTGCCATCCGAACCGCCCTCCGGTCCTCAGGAGTGCCCACGCCGGAGGCGCTGGAGGTCGGTCTTCTCCCCTCTGGCCGGGCGTTCACGGTGGACACGTTGGCAGGCGGGGACGGGAGCGGGCCTTCCCCAGCGGGCTGGGCGGACCTGGGCGGCGCGCTGGCCGTCCTCCACGCCCTCCCCCATAGGGGTTACGGGCTGCTGGAGGACCGGGCGGACGCCTTCCAGGGCCTCGCTTCCACACCGGCAAGTGGCCTGCGGACCCGGCTGGAGGAGGCGTGGCCGTTCGGGGAAACCGACCTGAAGGCGCATCCCCTGGTCGCCGCCGCCCCCGACCTCGCCGGGCCCCTGGCCGGGTTGGAGGGGGACCTGCGGGACGTGATCGGGGGCAGGACGGCCCTTTGCCACACCGACCTGCACGGCGAGCAGTTCCGCTGGCGGGAGGGTCGCCTGGCCGCTCTGCCGGACTTCGGGGACGCCGCCATCGGCCCTCCCGCCTGGGACGTGGCGAGCCTCGCCTACTTTCACGGCTGGTCCGTGGCGGAGGAGGTCGCCCGGGCGGCGGCCCTCCCCTGCGGGCGCGAGGCGGCCCTGTTCGGCCTGCTCCTCGCCTTTCACCGGGCCAGCCGCGCCGTCACCCTGAGGCACCCGGCCCGGACGACAGAAGCTGTGGCCTTTGCCCGGGGCTGTCTGGCGCGGCTGGCGGGGAGGCGGTTCTCCCCCCATGAGCGCCCTGCCAACAGGGCCTAA
- a CDS encoding phosphoribosyltransferase, with product MAQDRFLDRQDAGRQLAARLLERHDWPDTTVLALPRGGVPVAYEVAYALRAPLDVFLVRKLGLPGHEEVAMGAIASGGVRVLNEDLVRRAGVSEPSIAAVEEREQAELARRERAYREGRTPAPVEGRTVLLIDDGVATGATLRAGLQALRALSPARVVVAVPVAPPETCRLLETQADEVICLLTPRDFMAVGQFYADFHQTTDDEVRDLLTRAASLHPTQE from the coding sequence ATGGCCCAGGACCGCTTTCTCGACCGTCAGGACGCCGGGCGGCAGCTCGCGGCGAGGCTGCTGGAACGGCACGACTGGCCTGATACGACCGTCCTCGCCCTTCCCCGGGGCGGCGTGCCGGTGGCTTACGAGGTTGCCTACGCCCTGCGTGCCCCCCTCGACGTGTTCCTCGTCCGCAAGCTCGGCCTGCCCGGGCACGAGGAGGTGGCGATGGGCGCCATCGCGTCCGGGGGCGTGCGGGTGCTGAACGAGGACCTGGTTCGCCGCGCGGGTGTATCGGAGCCGTCCATCGCTGCCGTCGAGGAGCGCGAGCAGGCCGAACTCGCCCGCCGCGAGCGCGCCTACCGCGAGGGCCGCACCCCGGCTCCGGTGGAGGGCCGCACCGTGCTGCTGATTGACGACGGCGTGGCGACCGGGGCCACCCTGCGCGCCGGGCTCCAGGCATTGCGTGCCCTCTCCCCCGCCCGCGTGGTGGTCGCCGTGCCCGTCGCCCCGCCCGAAACCTGCCGCCTCCTGGAGACTCAGGCCGACGAGGTGATATGCCTGTTGACCCCGCGCGACTTCATGGCGGTCGGCCAGTTCTACGCCGACTTCCACCAGACGACCGACGACGAGGTGCGCGACCTGCTGACGCGCGCCGCCTCCCTCCACCCCACCCAGGAGTGA
- a CDS encoding erythromycin esterase family protein, with product MPHPESDLIQTLRGAAGPLNGASDDYDDLLTRIGDARFVLIGEASHGTHEFYRERARLTRRLIEERGFTAVAVEADWPDAYRINRYVRGQSDDGSAEEALEDFQRFPKWMWRNEDVHNFVEWLRDHNERHPGEEAGFYGLDLYSLHRSMRAVVEYLDTVDPEAAARARKRYACFDHFGENPQAYGYATEYGNREPCEDAAVGQLLELQRREAELSRSPLGEDEHFYAEQNARLAINAENYYRSMFRGRDESWNIRDSHMAETLGALVEHGEGQGRPPKIVVWAHNSHLGDARASEMGWARGELNLGQLTRERWPEETFIVGQSTHHGTVTAADDWDEPARTKRVRPGLPGSLEDVLHEVGGSFWLDLRDPGLTGALRGERLQRFIGVIYRPETERWSHYVHTRPGEMYDALLHFDETSAVVPLDATAGDEEEEVADTFPFGQ from the coding sequence ATGCCCCATCCCGAATCCGACCTGATCCAGACCCTGCGCGGCGCGGCCGGACCCCTGAACGGGGCCTCGGACGACTACGACGACCTGCTGACGCGTATCGGGGACGCCCGTTTCGTCCTGATCGGCGAGGCCTCGCACGGCACGCACGAGTTCTACCGGGAGCGGGCGCGGCTGACCCGGCGGCTGATCGAGGAGCGAGGCTTCACGGCCGTCGCGGTGGAGGCCGACTGGCCTGACGCTTACCGCATCAACCGCTACGTCCGCGGCCAGAGCGATGACGGCAGCGCCGAGGAGGCCCTGGAGGACTTCCAGCGCTTCCCCAAATGGATGTGGCGCAACGAGGATGTCCACAACTTCGTCGAGTGGCTGCGAGACCACAACGAGCGCCACCCGGGCGAGGAGGCGGGCTTCTACGGCCTGGACCTCTACAGCCTGCACCGCTCGATGCGCGCGGTCGTCGAGTACCTGGACACAGTGGACCCGGAGGCGGCGGCCCGCGCCCGGAAGCGCTACGCCTGCTTCGACCACTTCGGCGAGAACCCGCAGGCTTACGGCTACGCCACCGAGTACGGCAACCGCGAGCCCTGCGAGGACGCGGCGGTGGGCCAGCTCCTCGAACTTCAGCGGCGGGAGGCGGAGTTGAGCCGCAGCCCCCTGGGCGAGGACGAACACTTCTACGCCGAGCAGAACGCGCGGCTGGCGATCAACGCCGAGAACTACTACCGGTCGATGTTCCGGGGCCGCGACGAGTCCTGGAACATCCGCGACTCGCACATGGCCGAGACGTTGGGGGCGCTGGTCGAACACGGCGAGGGTCAGGGCCGCCCGCCCAAGATCGTGGTCTGGGCGCACAACTCGCACCTGGGGGACGCCCGCGCGAGCGAGATGGGCTGGGCGCGCGGCGAACTCAACCTGGGACAACTCACGCGCGAGCGCTGGCCCGAGGAGACCTTCATCGTCGGTCAGAGCACCCACCACGGCACCGTGACCGCCGCCGACGACTGGGACGAGCCCGCCCGAACCAAGCGGGTGCGCCCCGGCCTGCCCGGCAGCCTGGAGGACGTGCTGCACGAGGTCGGCGGCAGCTTCTGGCTCGACCTGCGCGACCCGGGTCTGACGGGAGCCCTGCGGGGCGAGCGGCTGCAACGCTTCATCGGCGTGATCTACCGCCCCGAGACGGAGCGCTGGAGCCACTACGTCCACACGCGCCCGGGCGAGATGTACGACGCCCTCCTGCATTTCGACGAGACGAGCGCTGTGGTGCCGCTGGACGCCACCGCCGGGGATGAGGAGGAAGAGGTGGCCGACACCTTCCCCTTCGGGCAGTAA